A window of Desulfobacterales bacterium genomic DNA:
GTTTGCCAGTTGACTGATATGGCAGGCAGCACAGGTCGGAGCGATAAAATCCCTGCCGATGGTCCATGGCACCGCGTTAAAATTCCAGGTATCAGACATGGAAGAAAAAATATTTCCGTGCTTGCTTGCCGTGTACACCTTGAACGCGGGCACATCCGGACCCACATGACACTCCTTGCACGTATAGGGTTTTCGGGCCATTTTGATCGAAAACTGATGCCGCGTGTGACAGGCGGAACAGGCACCGAGGCTTTTGTCCGGATTGACCCGCCCTACCCCCTGATTGGGCCATCCGTCAATTTCCGGAAAATCCATTTCCCCTAAAACCGTATCCCGGGTTTGAATGCCGGTGACCTGAAGGATTGTTCCATGGCAGTAAAAGCATGTTTCGGCCTGAGTAAGCGAATCGGATGGTTCACTGACCACCTTGCCTTCTTTGAAAACAGAGCTGCCGATGATGGTCTCCTGAAGCTGATGATACACCGGATTTTCAGCCAGATTTTTCCTGGCGTGTGCCATGATGTTTTTAGCAAACTGCTCCTGCTCCTGACTGTGACAGACAGCACAGTCATCCGGACTGACCACCACATGCACGTCATAGCCATTATGGCTGAACGTATCCTGATGTGATGCGGATCTGAGCGTATGGCATTCAGCACATCCCACCGCAGCCGCTTTCAGATATTCCGGCACAGCGGCACTTGACACTTTTAATCCGGGGCCTTTGACCGCCATGGCCAGTTTCGGTGTCATCGCTGCATGACGGCCTGCTCTCCAGTCTTCCACAATACCGGGATGAATGGATTCATGGCATGCGATGCACGTCTGTGTAGATTCACTGACCGGCACTTGTGCACTGATCCCTGTTTGCGTCAAAAAACAGATACCCAGAACCATTTCCAAAGCAATGATAAAGGCATTCATACAATCCTCCCGGCGTTATGAAACAGATAGGTATTTGATTCACGCAGGTAGCCGATGATGATACAGCTGCTGATAACTCGGACGGGACTGCTC
This region includes:
- a CDS encoding multiheme c-type cytochrome is translated as MNAFIIALEMVLGICFLTQTGISAQVPVSESTQTCIACHESIHPGIVEDWRAGRHAAMTPKLAMAVKGPGLKVSSAAVPEYLKAAAVGCAECHTLRSASHQDTFSHNGYDVHVVVSPDDCAVCHSQEQEQFAKNIMAHARKNLAENPVYHQLQETIIGSSVFKEGKVVSEPSDSLTQAETCFYCHGTILQVTGIQTRDTVLGEMDFPEIDGWPNQGVGRVNPDKSLGACSACHTRHQFSIKMARKPYTCKECHVGPDVPAFKVYTASKHGNIFSSMSDTWNFNAVPWTIGRDFIAPTCAACHISQLANVDGDQVAERTHQVSNRLSWRIFGLIYAHPQPRSPDTTIIKNKDGLTLPTGFDGSVAKNWLIDEKTATDRTASMQAICRNCHDTGWVTAHWQRYEHTIRTSNAAVLTATSIMGEIWENRFAEGLSEGKNPFDEAVEKKWQDAWLFYANTIRFTSAMAGGGDFGVFADGRYHLSERIRELEEWLDLRYRIDQNSGRGIPSNTAP